GCGACTACCATGTATTACAGGCTTCCATGAAGCAGATGACTATCTCCTCAGGGGAGTGGAAGTCTAGGGTTCATCAGGTGGAGGGCAAGCTCGCCATCATGGAGAAGAAATATGCTAGGTCGGAGGAGAAGAGGAAGAAGGAATGGAAAGACCTCGAGGCTGCTTATCACAGTTCCACTAGGTTCACCACAGTGATGGACGAGCATGATGACGAGATGTGCCTTGTTAACCTCGAAATAGGTTGGAATAGGGGCATCAAGGACGCTCAAGGCATATGCTCGGATGTGGTCGATCCAAGCCTTCTATCTTGCCCTTGGGAGCTGCCTGTCATTGACCTATCTGGGCAAGCTTCCGGATCTGTGCCCTCAACTCCTCACATGAAACCCCAGTCGAGCTCCAGTCACTCGGGTTCCGGATAAAGCTCTAAAGGAAAAGCCCCCTCGGGTAGCCCCAAGTCCAGGGTAGCCCTTCGAGGGAAGATGAGGGAGCCGATTCCAGGGAGCAGTGATTCTTCTTCTGAGGAAGGCTCGTATAGTGAGGGGGAGGACTCTTCTGATGAGTGAATGATGTGGCCTTGCATGGCCTTGATTGCCATATGTGACTTTTATTTTCAGAACTTATTAATTTGAACCTTATTGGTCTGTAACCTATTGGTCCTTCGAGACTTTAACTTATGATCCTTCGGGATCTTTTATCTATGCACTACGTCTAATTTCATTTCatacttgtcttttattttctgtatttggtccttcgggacttgcattctttagatgctcgtacttaaataaattggtagacaagatgatagaaataaacttgcataaatagataatatctctacgaaatgggttcaacccttacataagatggtttcatcgaccttatttataaacttaatactaagtactaggaacatgtagtgaatgtcctaaacataataaaccttcaggtttgaaGCATGCCAAGTGCGAGGCACTTCATTACCATTCAGGGTCTctaacttgtaggatcctcgtcctaGTGTATTCCTGACCTTATAAGGACCTTCCCATTTAGGGGTTAGCTTTCCTCTCTCCCCTACTCCCGATGCATCAATCTTCTTCAGAACCAAATCTTCCTGTTGAAAGAACCTTTTTTTAACCCGTCTATTGTAATAAAGGGAGGCTCTTCATTGATTCTCTTCATTGCGGGCATTGGCCTCATCCCTGACCTCGTCAATGAGATCGAGAgcgagcctcatgccttcttcgTTTGTATCTGGCTCGTAAGCTTCGATCTTAGGGGATCCATGAGTGATTTCGAGGGGCACCACTGCCTCGGCTCCGTAAGCCAGCATAAACGAGGTAGCTTTAGTTGTCACTTTCCAGGTGGTACGATATGCCCACAATATGGGCATTAACTCATCCACACAAGTGTTTCTCGAGCGTTCAACCttttcttaagtccatcaaggatgattctTTAGCAACTTCCACTTGCCCGTTTGCCGGAGGATGTGCAACCGAGGTGAAGCGAAGTTCTATGCTGTTATCGTTGTAGTACTCTCTGAACTCTGCattatcaaattgtttcccattatCCATGACAAGGATGCATGGGATTCTATATCAGCATATCACATTTTCCCAGAAGAATTGGGTAATTTTCTTGGTGGTTATCTTTACTAGTgccttagcctcaatccactttgtAAAGTAGTCTATGGCTACCACAATGAACTTTCTCTGTCCTGATGCCATAGGAAATGGTCCAAGTATGTCCATTCCCCACATTGAAAAATGGATGGGTGTGCTGATTACCGTAAGCCTCTCTGGGGGCTGTCGTACTATCGGAGCATGCCTCTGGCATCTGTCGCATCTCTTCACATAAACCTTTGTATCGGCTAGAATAATTGGCCAGTACAACCCCAAccgagttatcttgtgagcgagggccctaccccccaagtgttgtccataaATCCCTTCATCGGCTTCTTTAAGTGCCTCCTCTGCTTCAAGAGGTCTTAAGCACTTTCAGTACGGAATAACAAATGACCTTTTGTAAAGAAGGACTCCAATCAACGAGAATCTTAACGCTCTAATTGACAGCTTGCGTGCCTCCTGGGCATCATCGGGGAGCCACCTAGTTTTTAAATGGGTCTTGATAGGGTCTATCCAACAGCTTGCCCAATTCCTATCCGCCTAAGGCAATTTCAAAACCAATGATAACCGGTGCTATCAGATTTATGACATGAATAGTAGGGGTCTTCAAGTCCTGGAATTAAATACTTCTCGGATAGTTCTCGATTTCAGATGAGGTGAACTGAGACAAGGCATCCGCCATAGTGTTCTCCTCTCTCGGAACATGTTCTGCATACTATTCATCAAACCGAGTCAGTATTCCCTTTACGACTCTTAGGTACTTGGCCATAGTATCATCCTTGGCCTCAAACTCCTCATCAACTTCAGCAACTACAAGCCTTGAGTCTCCGCAGACCTTCAGATTTTTGGACCTCACggctctagccaagcctaagcgaactatcaatgcttcatattctgcttcattgttCGTAGTCGGGAAATCCAACTTCAAAGCATATTCAATCataaacccatcagggctttgcaagactaggcctgaaccactagattttgttttggacgcttcgtcaaaatagagaacccaatattccttcaAGGTTATTTCTTCATCCTTCTCCTTCTCCCCTCCTTCTAGGGTTACTATCTcttgcccccgacttcttggttgttAATGGTGCAGTCGACCACGAAGTCTGCTATGGCCTGAGCCTTGATAGCCATTCAAGGCTTGTATTTGATATCAAATTATCCTAACTCAATCACccacttgatgagccttccactggccttcgggctatgaagaatgttcctcaaaggttgtccgtcaggacttcgatcttgtgagcctggaagtatggtctcaacttccTCGAGGCTGTGATGAGAGCAAGCCCCAACTTCTCCGTGGTGGAGTAATTCAACTCTGCTTCATGGAGCACCTTGCTTACATAGTATATAGGCTTCTGGAGCTTTTGCTCTTCCTTCACGAAGACTGCACTCACGGCTTGTTCAGATACTGCGAGGTATAAATAAAAAGTGTCCTCCGGACTTGGtttagccaacaacggggcttcagtcatgtacttctttagttgttcaaaggcctcttggctctcagCTATCCATTCAAAGTCcttcaccttcttaagggttttgaaaaagggCAGACATTTatctccagacttggagatgaacctccctaAAGCTGCAATTCTTCATGTCAGCTTCTGAACATTCTTGATGGAGTGTGGTGGCTCCATTTCTAGGATGGCTTTGATCTTGTCGGGGTTGGCCTCTATCCCCCTCTTAGAGACCATGTGACGCAAAAAATTTCCAGAACCAATGCCAAAAGCACACTTGGctgggtttaacatcatcttgtggtgccttTGCACTTCAAATTCCTCTCTGAGGTGACTAATATGATCGGCCTTGCTtaggcttttgactaacatgtcattgacatagacctccatggtcttcccaattAGATGGGCAAATATCTTGTTCACTAGTCTTTGgtaagtagctcctgcattcttaaatccaaaagccataacatgataacaaaatacaccaaagtcagttatgaaGGATACCTTAGGGGTTTCATCCTTATGCAATTTAATCTAATTGTAACCACTGAAGCCATCCAAGAAGCTTAGCATCTCATCTCCAGCAGTGACATCGATCAGGGTATCAATTCTTGGTAGGGGTAGCAGTCCTTGGGACAAACATCATTCAAGTCAGTGAAGTCAATGCACATCCTtcactttccattggccttcttaacCATCACGGGGTTGGCCAACCATTCAGGGAGTTGCACTTCCTCAATAAATCCAGCTTTTAAAAGCTTATCGACCTGGTCTAAAAGAATTGGGACCAAGTCCTCGGCTAGCTTCCCTCGCAgttcgtcattttctcggacatccatgtcttctatggggAGGACCTTCCCCCCTGTTCCATCGGGCCTAAGTGCTGCAACATAGCAACTGCGGGCCATCTTCTGATCTGCCCTTGCTTCTCCAATACCATTTCTAGTTGGGAATTTCAGTACCACGTGGTAGGTTGAGGGCACAGCCTTATAAGCATGGATTCCTATTCTACCCATTATAACATTGTAAGTAGAGGCTGCCTTGACAACCTGAAAGTTCAACATCTGCATAGCCTCCCTGGGCTCTTCCCCGATAGTTATGGGAAGTTGTATTGCTCTTTCGACTTTACATTCCACATGGTTAAACCCGTAGATGGGTGCATCAGACGGAGTTAGCTGAGAATCATTTAGCCCATCCTTATGAATGTGTCATGGAACAGAATATCCATGGAAGCTCCATTGTCCACTAGGACCCTCATAATAGGACAATTTCCAATTATCGAAGTGATAACCAGATTATCATCTtgaggaaatttcaaaccttcaaggtctggGTCACCAAATTCAAGCGTCATCTCTGACTTAGAACACTTAGATGGCTCTCCAACTATGCTCATCACTTCTCTTGCATAAGCTTTTCGGGAGTTCCTTGTAGTATCAGCTGCTGTAGGTCCTCCTGAGATCATATTGATCACTGGCCCTTGGGGATGTGGGTTGCGATCTCTGTCTTTACTCCTTCGATCGTCATCTCTTcgatcattatctctcttttggcCTCCGACCTCTTCACCCTAGGTAAAACGTCCAAATTTCCCTGTCAGATCAgatactcaatctcatccttgagttgCCTACAATCGTCAGTATCATGATCGACATCTTTTTGAAACCTGCAGTACTGACTCTTGTCTCTTTTTtcggggtctccccttagtggcttcgACCATTTAAAGCCCTCATCCTTTTCAATTTCCATAAGGATTTGGCTCCTTGGGGCTTTTAACCTCGCATACTCAGCAAACCTTGGCTActgattcttcttagaagaggaggagtcaaagtttttaccaattcatGGATACTTTTCCTTAGCGTTGTAATCCTGATCCATCTTCGTTTTCTTTTTTCCAGTAGGTTCATTGTTCACAGCTGTCTTCTTCATACTctcctccaccttgatatactttccgGCTCTATCTTGGAGCTAGAGCATACATTCGGGAGGGCGCTTAGCcagggacatcttaaagaactcatcTCTAGTCCCTTGTTGTAgagctatcatagctaccttatcatcaagattaGGGACCTTCAAAGCCTCCTTCATAAATCGATTCAGATACTCTCTAAGGGACTCATTTGCTCCTTGGATTATGCCCATGAGAGAAGCTGAACTCTTCTTGTGCACTCTGCCACTTGTGAACTACttgataaaagcttgacttaAGTCCTTAAAGGATCCAATATATTTTGGGGGTAGACggctgtaccacctttgagccatgcCCGAtggggtttgagggaaggcccgacacttaatagcgtcatttaTGGGCTATAGCAACAGGGCGTTAGAGaacgtcctaacatgattagcaggGTCACCATTCCCATCATatgctttgatagtgggcatttTGAACTTTCTTAAGATGTGAGCATTCATTATCTCatcagtgaatggtgggtttggatcatcaggatctcctaggggcataagatcacttggatcaaCCCTTGGGGCAACTGCCCTTCtttgtattggaccatccaggtctatgattggaggaggatttctccgcCTTGGAGCGAGTGGGGGTCTTGGGGCCAGATGTGTCTCCAGGTCtcgcttcagcctttggatctcagcttcatgagctcTGATCCTCTCTCAAACATCTTAgggattcatcccttgagtgCTCCTGGAGCGTTGTTCAGtgtcagccatcggctctttgccagctTGCCTCCTTCTTGGAGCAATATCATCATCCGATGACTTAGAGTCTCTTTCAGTATAAGGTCCaaagaattcttgatcctccggaataGGAGCCAAGCAACGTATGTATTGGGGCatctgcccttgtgcttcactcctatTAGAGTGCCCACTCCCTCCAACTTcggggtatagaggcatcccataaggggggttggTAGTCACAATCGttgagtactcatacccaacgaGTTAAGAGTTCAGAGGTGCATGTAGCTGCTTAAAtttgggattcgtcccttgaggagccgggggattcgtcccttgtggctgagcctCAGTTGCCCCTACCAGGGTTCCTTCTTGGGTGGAGGCAAAAGTTGAGTGCGGTGGTATGTCCACCACTGATGCGATTATTCGCGATGGGACAGGAGTGTCTGTGCCACTAGTGTTTCTCCtccgtgtgttcaccatggttgttgtatgcttcccacagacggtgccaaatgttgtggaataaaaacctgagtactttagtatttaatgctagggttcgtgagttcgagctttaatggctgctattgcgttcgggactatcggtccttgcaagatgcctacgtatctctatgttgtagagaatcaagccaaaaatgtagttctaggttgaggggtacagccctttatatagagttgagtctagggttagatttctgttgggagacttggtggacaagtctccaacttagatggtgattaggagtcctaTTGAGGAAGGAGTTCCAGAACCTTCTGTATAGGACTTTGAGTCCgtgtaggactttgagtctgtttagaacacatgtctctgctcttccagccgtattgggcctagtccatGATCAGCTCGTGTTCGTGGACTTGGACAACCTCCGCTGGTAGGCCTTGACTGTTTGGGCTATCATGGGCCTATTACGAAGCTTCGGACCAGACAGGCCTGCTATGAAGCTTGAACCAGAAAGGTCTGTGTTGGACTTTTGggacaagaagcccaagtgtaactaatgcgacatttaatgtgtctttaggatacATTTCTATCCATATCACCTGTGTAAtgtaatgtcttagagaattagaagttgtaggttgttctaagtcatgttgactacaagaatgatatgtaaaataggttggctaattgtatatattagattccttgtaattttacataagtgaaattgagtcaactgtAACGGGAATACTTTCAAAGGATGTTCTCCACAAgacttcgacggatgacccaagtcacattcgacggataatccaatagagtctcgacggatgattcaatagaGTTTCGatggatgatccaacagagtctcgatggatgtcaaattaaaataagagttgatagtgacttaatagtcacatgggttgattatacacaaaaggaaactggcagcctgtaatcaggattatgaagatcaagaagcatttccatttccatgctaacttgaagaaatacaaagatgctggatggagaaatgaagaagcatgtgattagactagaatagtttttgttttattagtttgtctttttaacatgtaacttggtgaaatataaaccaagagtaacaAGTAGAAAAATACCGAtcgaaagaactgagaaatatAAAAAGCACAATCTGTTAAGAATTTATAAGTTCTCTTTGTTGAAAACTTACTTGTAAGCATTTGTGTGTATTTTTGCATCACATAGATCTTCTACATTTAtgtatatctctggtggaaacaacaatccaccagaaagtttttaaacatccttgtttacttagtttgtgttttgaatacttgaatatttctAATCCGCACTTAGCTTATTCATAcacaattatattatatttgtaaGAAGTTTAAAAAAGTTtcaaaagaaaccaagaattacattcaaccccccttctgcaattctacttgttagattgtttgggaataacatagTTGAGTCTGTTTTTATTGACCTTCCAGTATCTTGGCCACATAGTTTTCAACTTTAGATAGTCTGTCACTGAGGGAATCAACCTTTCTTGCCCAATCACTTTCCTTCCTCAACTTGAGCTGTACTTCCCTCATAGTTGCTTCTGGAAGTTTGTCCTCAATCTTCTCATTCAACTCTTTCTTAACTGCATCAACTATATTCTTCATGTCATCCACATCTTGATTCTGTTtgagatgttgaattttgtgcagTTGGAGAGACTCAATATGGGCTTCTAGTAGAGCTTTGGTGCATGCATTTGTAGAGGCCTGAATGGCTGACTGAGTTTGGTTGATTAATTTGAACATAGTGGAAGTGAAGTGATGATAGCTGCATTCCTTACTGATCATCCATCCTGGAGTTTGTGTAaaagaactagggccttcatctccccgTAAGTTGGTGCCAGcttcatcatccaaatcatcttcAAACTCAGAATCAGTATGTGATCCCAAATTTGAGTCCATATCATCAGTTGTAGGAGGTAAAGAGGACAAATCATCTTTATCCCTTTATATTGATGTTATTgtgtgtgacggcctcaaccccggggtcaggagttgatgtcacgaACAACCACAAACCACAATATAACATAACCAAACTTATTATTATTACAACATAAACACGACCcccttaccaagatcttttccaggtttaagtatgactttaGCTACATAACTATTACAAGCCTAACTTATTTAAACAAGCCTGACACAactaacttattacagcaaccCAACAGACCCCATCTAGtttgacacaactacctcagaggaacCTGGTACGGAAGGAACTGAAACTCTGCCTTGGCCACGACGTAAAGGTCTTATAGCCatctgtgatatatatatatatatatacaaaacatttTGTAAGGGTGAGTAATCAATTGCCTAGCAGTACCAATATATTAATCATAAGtaaaatagtttatgataaacagttataggaacatatATCATAACTCGTTTAgaaaaacaagtaaaacatatataaactggatatcaacaactagcatgctctgtaataCATAACATTAGTTGTGTGTTGTGTCAATACCAGAGTTAAATTatagcatgctattttcattttcaaatacACCGTTCCTTTACAAGAACAACAAAACCATctgttccattacgggaaccacACAACCAAAAATCATATATGTATTGGACGTTATCTAGTGATGGCTGATCAGGCCATCACATAATTTTATCTAGGATAGCTGATCGGCCTATCACACAATTCGTCTAGGATAAATGATCAGGCTTTCACATAATTCGTCTATTCCGGAACCACAGAGGCTAGCTAGGTATCTGTAAGTTACGCTGGACTAAGCGGTTTAAATAGGGCGCGCAATCGACTTAGCCACTTACGACCACaatatccaatatctgattcgttttatccagttttcaaaatccCTTATACCTATCACTTTTCAGTACTTTTTTATCACAACACACTTCAAAACCTTTCCAATTTTATTCACAGTTTAGAgataggaattttcagaagttaccttccccaaaatataatttaaacaaaacatttttaaacacaggggatacgtaacttaaaatgttatGTTCCAATATGAAATTCAAATCAACAGTATTCATATATTACTAAACCATAAAGACATGGTCAGGTGTACTTGCCTTGCTACGCTTTACAACCGAATGCTAGCCTAACTTTAGACCGACTTCAACTCTCGAGGCTTTTGACTGGAACCTACAGAaccgaaataccctatgttagacgaccagttatgcttgacatatcctctctATCAATTCTATCCGAGAGATATCAAGTCTAGACTCGTATTTATAAGTATTAATATAATAACATAACAACTAGGGTTCACGTACTCAAAATTGGGTTCGATaatcattttcagaaaat
This sequence is a window from Apium graveolens cultivar Ventura chromosome 9, ASM990537v1, whole genome shotgun sequence. Protein-coding genes within it:
- the LOC141685266 gene encoding uncharacterized protein LOC141685266, producing MPILWAYRTTWKVTTKATSFMLAYGAEAVVPLEITHGSPKIEAYEPDTNEEGMRLALDLIDEEDLVLKKIDASGVGERGKLTPKWEGPYKVRNTLGRGSYKLETLNGNEVPRTWHASNLKVYYV